A single region of the Mycobacterium avium subsp. avium genome encodes:
- a CDS encoding NUDIX domain-containing protein, with translation MSGVVFVAILGGVTFIERLASREIYRNPWMVLREDDIRRPDGSAGIYSVVDKPSYALVMPYDGRRFGLVEQFRYPIGERRWEFPQGTAPELADADPVELARRELREETGLRATTFESLGRLDVAPGMSSQRGWVFLATGIVEGEADREHEEQDMRSAWFSRDDVEQMIRTGVIADAQSIAAYGLFLLRPESTGAPVTDQGQ, from the coding sequence GTGTCGGGTGTGGTGTTCGTCGCGATACTGGGCGGCGTGACTTTCATCGAACGCCTCGCCAGCCGGGAGATCTACCGCAACCCGTGGATGGTGTTGCGCGAGGACGACATCCGCCGCCCGGACGGCAGCGCGGGCATCTACAGCGTGGTCGACAAGCCTTCGTACGCGCTGGTGATGCCCTACGACGGGCGCCGTTTCGGGTTGGTGGAGCAGTTCCGCTACCCGATCGGGGAGCGGCGCTGGGAGTTTCCCCAGGGCACCGCTCCGGAGTTGGCCGACGCCGATCCCGTCGAGCTGGCCCGGCGCGAGCTGCGCGAGGAAACCGGATTGCGCGCAACGACGTTCGAGTCGCTGGGCCGGCTCGACGTGGCCCCGGGGATGAGCAGTCAGCGCGGCTGGGTGTTCCTGGCCACCGGGATCGTCGAGGGTGAAGCCGACCGCGAGCACGAGGAGCAGGACATGCGCAGCGCCTGGTTCTCCCGCGACGACGTCGAGCAGATGATCCGGACGGGCGTCATCGCCGACGCGCAGTCGATCGCCGCGTACGGCCTGTTCCTGTTGCGCCCGGAATCAACCGGCGCGCCCGTGACGGATCAGGGGCAGTAG